The following proteins are co-located in the Lentibacillus sp. JNUCC-1 genome:
- a CDS encoding EpsG family protein gives MEFIDSTIDKKDFNLSYKNSNFKKETDVFVVYLYIITAVILCVALPDEYLNTMLYYIAVVLSAVMFAGLAQSSKTSLFFNVYAFLSFAVLFFTYGFRRFSAIDDSSYIKIFNYVSQDGWFDYFLNSTMEPGYLILNNIVALFTEDYLYMQLVTSFIPLFLFYYGFKKYRYMISLPTAVFLLSTMLYFQMLSVALVRMFIAISIVFIAFDYIPKRKPIKYFLLIFLASLFHYSAFFMIILVYFAINKSNLSKKASRSYNILFITAPILFIFVSEFIVPLLGSRYTKYGSIDGVSISISSFSTVPLLILLLFYYKKFYGKQQLYFKLFLTVYALSIIISLFGSMVNLGRLIFYSYTAFILGAAMVSKLLSRDSKKLLYSSIIIVYGFLYVYTTQFTLEHHVSYLFPYRNIFFSL, from the coding sequence ATGGAATTTATAGATAGTACTATTGATAAAAAAGATTTCAATTTGTCTTATAAAAATAGTAATTTTAAGAAGGAAACTGATGTTTTTGTTGTCTATCTCTATATAATAACAGCAGTGATATTATGTGTTGCTTTACCAGATGAATATTTAAATACAATGCTTTATTATATTGCAGTTGTTTTAAGTGCAGTCATGTTTGCTGGATTAGCACAGAGTAGTAAAACTTCTCTTTTCTTTAATGTATATGCGTTTCTTTCATTTGCTGTTTTGTTTTTCACCTATGGATTTAGAAGATTTTCAGCTATTGATGACAGTTCTTACATAAAAATTTTTAACTATGTCTCACAGGATGGCTGGTTTGATTATTTTTTGAATTCAACAATGGAGCCAGGTTATTTAATACTCAATAATATTGTCGCCCTTTTTACTGAAGACTATTTGTATATGCAACTAGTAACGTCCTTTATTCCATTGTTTTTATTTTATTATGGCTTTAAGAAATATAGGTATATGATCAGTTTGCCAACAGCTGTCTTTTTATTAAGCACTATGCTATATTTCCAAATGTTATCTGTAGCGTTAGTAAGAATGTTTATAGCAATTAGTATTGTATTTATTGCATTTGATTATATACCTAAAAGAAAACCTATTAAATATTTTTTGTTGATTTTTCTAGCAAGCTTATTTCATTATTCCGCTTTTTTTATGATCATATTAGTCTATTTTGCAATAAATAAATCAAATCTGTCTAAAAAGGCTTCACGGAGTTATAATATCTTATTTATTACAGCACCTATACTTTTTATATTTGTATCTGAATTTATTGTCCCATTATTAGGAAGTAGATATACAAAATATGGATCAATAGATGGTGTTAGTATAAGCATATCATCATTTTCGACAGTTCCCTTATTAATCTTATTATTATTTTATTATAAAAAGTTTTATGGTAAACAACAATTATATTTCAAGTTGTTCTTAACAGTTTATGCACTATCAATAATAATCTCTTTGTTTGGAAGTATGGTCAATTTAGGTCGATTAATTTTCTATTCATATACAGCTTTTATCTTAGGAGCAGCAATGGTAAGTAAGTTATTAAGTAGGGATTCTAAAAAGCTATTATACTCAAGCATTATAATAGTATACGGCTTTTTATATGTTTATACTACACAGTTTACATTGGAGCATCATGTTTCATATTTATTCCCATACCGAAATATCTTTTTTAGTTTATAA
- a CDS encoding glycosyltransferase, translating to MQVLFCHDGPLSVDGEQNYYGIAHNNEMFKRYYAIADQIATVIRLNQLKKDESTKNLSKINGIPFKVYEMPNISSAKGVLFYRKKAKAIVKKAVLESDYIVARLPSMSGFIAIDYAKKYNKPYLTEVVACPWDAHWNHSFKGKLVAPFMYLATKKRVKNSNYVVYVTNHFLQDRYPTRGKSVNCSNVALTKFDDNILRKRQEKIRNMDANSKIIIGTTAAVNVRYKGQQYVIEALGELKKQGYTHFEYQLVGAGDQSYLKSVAEKFDVTEQVRFMGPMIHDEVFSWLETIDIYTQPSRQEGLPRALIEAMSRGVPAFGANTAGIPELIDDGFIFGNTKYNTQEICSILKTLKKEQMLSQAERNFIEAKKYDKKKIDERRERFFKEFSHNNI from the coding sequence ATGCAAGTATTGTTCTGTCATGATGGACCGTTAAGTGTTGATGGTGAACAAAATTATTATGGCATTGCTCACAATAATGAAATGTTTAAACGGTATTACGCAATTGCAGACCAAATTGCAACAGTAATTAGACTAAACCAATTAAAAAAAGATGAGTCAACGAAGAATCTATCCAAAATAAATGGTATCCCTTTTAAAGTGTATGAAATGCCCAATATTAGTAGCGCAAAAGGTGTATTATTTTATCGAAAAAAAGCAAAAGCAATTGTTAAAAAAGCAGTCTTGGAGTCTGATTATATCGTAGCTAGGCTGCCAAGTATGTCGGGTTTTATAGCTATTGATTATGCTAAAAAATATAATAAACCGTATTTAACAGAAGTTGTTGCTTGTCCATGGGATGCACATTGGAACCATAGTTTTAAAGGGAAATTAGTTGCGCCGTTTATGTATCTAGCGACAAAGAAACGTGTTAAAAATTCTAATTATGTAGTTTATGTAACAAACCACTTTTTACAAGATCGATATCCTACACGTGGTAAAAGTGTTAATTGCTCAAATGTAGCCTTAACTAAATTTGATGACAATATCTTAAGGAAAAGACAAGAAAAAATAAGAAACATGGATGCAAATAGTAAAATTATAATAGGTACAACTGCAGCGGTGAATGTAAGGTATAAAGGACAACAATATGTAATAGAAGCTTTAGGTGAATTAAAAAAACAAGGTTATACCCATTTTGAATATCAACTTGTTGGGGCAGGTGATCAATCATATTTAAAATCTGTTGCCGAGAAATTCGACGTTACTGAGCAAGTTAGATTTATGGGACCTATGATCCATGACGAGGTTTTTAGTTGGCTTGAAACGATTGATATTTATACGCAACCAAGCCGACAAGAAGGATTACCACGTGCTTTGATTGAAGCTATGAGTAGAGGAGTGCCGGCTTTTGGTGCTAATACAGCTGGAATTCCTGAGTTAATAGATGATGGATTTATATTTGGTAATACAAAGTACAACACACAAGAAATATGTTCTATTTTAAAGACTTTGAAAAAGGAACAAATGTTAAGTCAAGCTGAAAGAAATTTTATAGAAGCGAAGAAATACGATAAAAAGAAAATTGATGAGCGGAGAGAAAGGTTCTTCAAAGAATTCAGCCATAATAACATTTGA
- a CDS encoding ATP-grasp fold amidoligase family protein — protein sequence MNYKKLIPNQEIRFKILGLLDFLPDKFMIKIQYWIKTGRILNLENPKRFTEKLQWYKLYYRDPLMTQCADKHNVRQFIIEKGYENILIPQYGVYDNANDIDFDNLPSEFVLKTTNASKTNILCHDKSTLNIEETINTLNQWLVDRPVKMGREWAYYDIKPKIICEKLIKDKTNNKKELSDYKFICFNGEAKYVWIDIDRYSNHKRNFYDLEWNFLDVDSDIPNCGDIIPKPGGLERMIQVATDLSKDFPHVRVDLYWVNEEVYFGELTFYLLSGYEEFKPDQFDFILGEQFKVDKMKY from the coding sequence ATGAACTATAAAAAATTAATACCTAATCAAGAGATAAGATTTAAAATACTCGGGTTACTGGATTTTTTGCCTGATAAGTTTATGATAAAGATTCAATATTGGATCAAAACGGGACGAATTTTAAACTTAGAAAATCCAAAAAGATTTACTGAGAAATTGCAATGGTACAAGTTATACTATCGTGATCCACTAATGACACAATGCGCAGATAAGCATAATGTAAGACAATTCATTATTGAAAAAGGCTATGAAAATATTTTAATCCCACAATATGGTGTGTATGATAATGCTAATGATATAGATTTTGATAATCTGCCGAGTGAATTTGTCCTCAAAACAACAAATGCAAGTAAAACAAACATATTATGCCATGATAAAAGTACTTTAAACATTGAAGAAACCATTAATACACTAAATCAGTGGCTAGTGGATAGGCCAGTCAAGATGGGAAGAGAGTGGGCCTATTATGATATCAAACCCAAAATAATATGCGAAAAACTAATCAAAGACAAAACGAATAATAAAAAAGAACTTAGTGATTATAAGTTTATCTGTTTTAATGGGGAAGCGAAATACGTTTGGATAGATATTGATAGATATTCTAATCACAAGAGAAACTTCTATGATCTTGAATGGAATTTTCTTGATGTTGATAGTGATATACCAAACTGTGGAGATATAATACCTAAGCCAGGTGGGCTTGAACGAATGATTCAGGTAGCTACTGATCTTTCCAAAGACTTTCCACATGTTAGAGTCGATTTATATTGGGTAAATGAAGAAGTTTATTTCGGAGAGTTGACTTTTTACTTGCTGAGTGGATATGAAGAATTTAAGCCCGATCAGTTTGATTTTATATTAGGCGAACAGTTTAAAGTAGATAAAATGAAATATTAA
- a CDS encoding glycosyltransferase family 4 protein, with protein MSSKKVLILVNHDVVIYNFRLELVERLLEEGYEVHISSPYGERIDDLVKLGCHYIKADVNRHGLNVYQEWKLLRYYKNIMKKIKPDIVLTYTIKPNIYGGMAAKSLKIPYIANITGLGTAVESGGLMQKVSVILYKKAFKDISKVFFQNEENQQFFIDNKIAESKHKLVPGSGVNLNHFSLIDYPDNSTIDFVFISRIMKEKGIDQYLEAAQYIRQKHPETRFHVLGFCEQDYDDQLKKMHDKKVIQYHGMQRDIRKYLSLSHCTIHPTYYPEGMSNVLLESAASGRPVITTNRSGCREIVDHGKNGYIVEQKSSEDLIKKIELFLRHPHEEKKKMGLSGRKKVEEEFDRQMVVEAYLDEIQKEIG; from the coding sequence TTGAGTTCTAAAAAAGTTCTTATATTAGTCAACCATGATGTAGTTATTTACAACTTTAGATTAGAATTGGTTGAACGACTGTTAGAAGAGGGCTATGAAGTACACATATCTTCACCATACGGCGAAAGGATTGATGATCTAGTTAAGTTAGGTTGTCATTATATTAAAGCAGATGTTAATAGACACGGATTAAATGTATACCAAGAGTGGAAATTACTTCGTTATTATAAAAATATAATGAAAAAAATCAAACCAGATATCGTTTTGACATACACAATTAAACCAAACATATATGGGGGGATGGCTGCAAAAAGCTTAAAGATTCCTTACATAGCAAACATTACTGGGCTCGGTACCGCAGTAGAAAGTGGCGGGTTAATGCAAAAGGTGTCCGTGATCTTATACAAAAAAGCTTTTAAAGACATATCAAAAGTCTTTTTTCAGAATGAGGAAAATCAACAGTTTTTCATTGATAATAAGATTGCAGAGAGTAAACATAAATTAGTACCTGGTTCAGGGGTTAATTTAAATCATTTTTCTTTAATTGATTACCCAGATAATTCTACAATTGACTTTGTTTTTATTTCAAGGATTATGAAGGAAAAAGGCATAGACCAATACTTGGAAGCGGCTCAATACATTAGACAGAAACACCCTGAGACAAGATTTCATGTTCTGGGATTTTGTGAACAAGATTATGATGATCAGCTTAAAAAAATGCACGATAAAAAAGTTATTCAATATCATGGGATGCAACGAGACATTAGAAAGTACCTTTCTCTTTCTCACTGTACGATACACCCAACATATTATCCAGAGGGCATGTCAAATGTACTATTGGAAAGTGCGGCAAGCGGACGTCCGGTTATTACGACAAATAGAAGCGGTTGTAGAGAGATAGTGGATCATGGTAAGAATGGATATATTGTTGAGCAAAAAAGCAGCGAAGACCTTATAAAAAAAATAGAATTATTTTTACGCCATCCTCATGAAGAAAAGAAAAAGATGGGATTGTCTGGGCGAAAAAAAGTAGAAGAAGAATTTGATCGGCAGATGGTTGTTGAAGCTTACCTTGATGAAATACAAAAGGAAATAGGTTGA
- a CDS encoding NAD-dependent epimerase/dehydratase family protein, whose translation MKHVLITGVNSYVGNSLAEWLGKDPDSYSVDKISLKDGSWREMDFSKYDSVVHVAGIAHVSKDPKMEEKYYKVNRDLTIEVAHKAKVENVGQFIFISSIIVYGDAVGEDGVIDKNTIPKPKDFYGESKLQAEKGIEPLNDKVFKVVIIRPPMIYGKESKGNYPKLAKAAQKLPIFPDLNNQRSMLHIDNLSEFLRLMIEKEESGLFFPQNKTYVKTSEMVKLISNVHGRNIKLVKVFNPLLRFMLPRVDIVNKVFGNLVYDINLSQYKDNYRIRDLSSSIRLTESRE comes from the coding sequence ATGAAACATGTATTGATAACAGGTGTTAATAGTTATGTTGGTAACAGTTTAGCAGAATGGTTGGGCAAAGATCCTGATAGTTATTCTGTTGATAAGATTAGTTTGAAAGATGGATCATGGAGAGAAATGGATTTTTCTAAATATGATTCTGTTGTTCATGTTGCTGGGATAGCGCATGTTTCCAAAGATCCCAAGATGGAAGAGAAATATTATAAAGTAAATCGAGATTTAACAATAGAAGTGGCACATAAAGCCAAAGTAGAAAACGTGGGTCAGTTTATCTTTATAAGCAGCATTATTGTGTATGGAGATGCTGTAGGAGAAGACGGTGTGATAGACAAAAATACAATACCAAAACCAAAAGACTTTTATGGAGAAAGCAAGTTGCAGGCAGAAAAAGGAATCGAGCCGCTAAATGATAAAGTGTTTAAAGTGGTTATAATTAGACCGCCAATGATTTATGGTAAAGAATCGAAAGGCAATTACCCAAAGCTAGCAAAAGCAGCTCAAAAACTTCCTATATTCCCTGATCTTAACAACCAGCGAAGCATGTTGCATATTGATAATCTTTCTGAGTTCTTGAGACTAATGATCGAAAAAGAAGAAAGTGGACTGTTTTTTCCTCAAAACAAAACATATGTAAAAACGAGTGAAATGGTAAAATTGATCTCCAATGTGCACGGAAGAAATATAAAATTGGTAAAGGTATTTAATCCATTATTACGTTTTATGCTGCCTAGAGTTGATATAGTAAACAAAGTGTTTGGAAATCTAGTATACGATATAAATCTAAGTCAATATAAAGATAACTACAGAATCCGAGATTTGAGTAGTTCTATACGGCTTACTGAAAGCAGGGAATAG
- a CDS encoding sugar transferase has protein sequence MYLKLKRLVDIILSLGGLLILSPVFIILIIGIKLDSKGPIFFKQKRVGLHKSHFNILKFRTMRIDTPKDTPTHLLKDPDMYITKMGKFLRKTSLDELPQILNILTGKMSVIGPRPALWNQYDLIKERDKYGANDISPGLTGWAQIKGRDELPIDIKAQLDGEYVNNMSFWLDVKCFFGTFISVVKSDGVVEGGTGRTTKDESACSKETVSK, from the coding sequence ATGTATTTAAAATTAAAACGGCTTGTTGATATCATTCTGTCGCTTGGTGGACTCTTAATCTTATCACCCGTTTTCATCATACTCATTATTGGAATTAAATTGGATTCAAAAGGGCCAATTTTTTTCAAGCAAAAAAGAGTTGGTCTGCATAAATCGCATTTTAACATATTAAAGTTCCGTACTATGAGAATCGATACACCAAAGGACACCCCAACGCACTTATTAAAAGACCCTGATATGTATATTACTAAGATGGGTAAGTTCTTAAGAAAAACATCACTCGATGAACTTCCACAGATATTAAATATACTAACTGGTAAAATGAGTGTTATTGGTCCAAGACCAGCCCTTTGGAATCAATATGATCTAATCAAGGAACGAGACAAATATGGCGCAAACGACATCTCACCCGGGTTAACCGGCTGGGCGCAGATTAAAGGCAGGGACGAACTGCCAATTGATATCAAAGCTCAACTGGACGGGGAATATGTAAACAATATGAGCTTCTGGCTAGATGTGAAATGCTTCTTCGGAACGTTTATCAGCGTTGTCAAGAGCGATGGTGTGGTAGAAGGCGGGACAGGTAGAACTACCAAGGATGAATCTGCCTGTAGCAAGGAGACTGTGTCAAAATGA
- the galU gene encoding UTP--glucose-1-phosphate uridylyltransferase GalU, translating into MKTVKKAIIPAAGLGTRFLPATKAMPKEMLPIVDKPTIQYIVEEAINSGIEDIIIVTGKHKRAIEDHFDNNFELEDNLIKKEKFELLEKVKHTSNVDIHYIRQKDPQGLGHAVWCARKFIGNEPFAVLLGDDIVESETPGLRQLIQQYEETESSVVGVQQVPQDETNRYGIVDPSSSEGRRYKVHHFVEKPKLGTAPSNLAIMGRYVLTPEIFKHLDKHEIGAGGEIQLTDAIQNLNQEQSVYAYDFEGKRHDVGEKFGFVKTTLEFALKDVSIGNDVAALVNELAAKQSVKS; encoded by the coding sequence TTGAAAACAGTTAAAAAAGCCATCATCCCAGCAGCCGGTCTGGGAACAAGATTTTTACCGGCCACAAAAGCAATGCCGAAAGAAATGCTTCCAATTGTTGATAAACCAACTATTCAATACATAGTTGAAGAAGCTATTAACTCCGGTATTGAAGACATCATCATCGTAACCGGAAAACACAAGCGCGCTATTGAAGACCATTTTGATAATAACTTTGAACTTGAAGATAACCTAATTAAAAAAGAAAAATTTGAGCTTCTTGAGAAAGTTAAACACACATCAAATGTTGACATTCATTACATCAGACAAAAAGACCCGCAAGGCCTAGGCCATGCCGTATGGTGCGCACGTAAATTCATCGGGAACGAACCATTTGCTGTTCTCCTTGGGGACGACATCGTGGAATCAGAGACACCAGGACTCAGACAGCTTATCCAGCAATATGAAGAAACAGAGAGTTCAGTAGTCGGTGTCCAGCAAGTACCACAAGACGAGACTAATCGCTATGGTATTGTAGATCCTTCATCATCTGAAGGCAGACGCTACAAGGTACATCACTTTGTGGAGAAGCCGAAACTGGGGACAGCTCCTTCTAACTTGGCTATTATGGGGCGTTATGTACTCACACCTGAAATTTTCAAACACCTAGATAAACACGAAATCGGTGCGGGTGGAGAAATTCAACTGACTGACGCGATCCAAAATTTGAATCAAGAGCAGTCCGTCTATGCCTATGATTTTGAAGGCAAACGCCATGACGTTGGAGAGAAGTTTGGGTTTGTGAAAACGACTTTGGAGTTTGCTTTGAAAGATGTGAGCATCGGAAACGACGTGGCAGCTTTGGTTAATGAATTGGCTGCTAAGCAGAGTGTTAAAAGCTAA
- a CDS encoding polysaccharide biosynthesis protein, protein MTYRKRLLFLMTLDSIIVLCAIFAATWIVYPGMQVENAVPVLTISAIAMLVFHHLYAMIYKLYNKVWAYASVGELLAIVKAVTFTIISAGIVQFLVNDFSIYRRALLVTWLLHIIFIGGSRFFWRVFRDRYIATGQNRKRTLIVGAGSAGTMIARQLHNNNVDDDGLMPVAFVDDDITKQRMEIYGVPVLGQIKDIDTVVNNHNIELVVIAIPSLKNGELSEIVAKCNATNAKVQMIPKIEDLMTGRVSVSNLKNVEVEDLLGRRPVELDINAISEYVTGQTVMVTGAGGSIGSELCRQLMRFTPGKIVLVGHGEFSIYTIDMELKQDYGQTETEIVPVIGDVQDRDRMFEIMQEHQPMIVYHAAAHKHVPLMEYNPHEAVKNNVMGTRNVAEAADAFGVNTFVLVSTDKAVNPTNVMGASKRIAEMVIQDLNKRSQTKYVAVRFGNVLGSRGSVIPLFKKQIERGGPVTVTDPEMTRYFMTIPEASRLVIQAGTLAKGGEIFVLDMGEPVKIVDLARNLIRLSGYTENEIEIQFSGKRPGEKMFEELLNENEVHPDAVYEKIYVGKTVQVDRQIIDMMLENLPHNSGEMLKDELLGIVFMEQRELAQVPGN, encoded by the coding sequence ATGACATACCGCAAACGACTGCTTTTTCTCATGACGCTCGACTCGATCATCGTATTGTGCGCCATTTTTGCCGCGACATGGATTGTGTATCCCGGCATGCAGGTGGAAAATGCCGTACCCGTACTGACCATCAGCGCCATCGCTATGCTTGTCTTTCACCATCTTTATGCCATGATTTATAAATTATATAACAAGGTGTGGGCATATGCGAGTGTCGGCGAACTGCTCGCGATCGTCAAAGCCGTGACATTCACGATCATCTCGGCAGGCATCGTACAATTCCTGGTCAATGATTTCTCAATCTACCGCCGGGCTTTACTCGTCACATGGCTCTTACATATTATCTTTATCGGAGGCTCCCGCTTCTTCTGGCGCGTATTCCGTGATCGGTATATTGCAACTGGTCAAAACAGAAAACGCACACTGATCGTCGGAGCGGGGTCTGCCGGAACAATGATTGCCAGACAACTCCACAATAACAACGTGGATGACGATGGCCTCATGCCTGTTGCCTTTGTGGACGATGACATCACGAAGCAGCGCATGGAAATCTATGGTGTCCCTGTCCTCGGGCAGATCAAGGATATCGACACAGTGGTGAACAACCACAACATCGAACTCGTCGTTATCGCCATCCCATCATTGAAAAATGGCGAGCTGTCGGAAATTGTGGCAAAATGTAACGCCACCAACGCCAAAGTCCAGATGATCCCGAAAATCGAGGATCTCATGACAGGCCGTGTCTCCGTCAGCAATCTGAAAAACGTTGAAGTAGAAGACCTGCTCGGCAGACGACCAGTCGAACTCGACATCAACGCCATTTCTGAATATGTCACAGGTCAGACCGTCATGGTCACCGGTGCCGGTGGATCAATTGGTTCTGAATTATGCCGCCAGCTCATGCGTTTCACACCAGGGAAAATCGTACTCGTCGGCCATGGGGAATTCAGCATTTATACGATTGATATGGAATTAAAACAAGACTATGGCCAGACTGAGACAGAGATTGTTCCGGTGATCGGAGACGTGCAGGACAGAGACCGCATGTTTGAGATTATGCAGGAACATCAGCCGATGATTGTGTATCATGCAGCGGCTCATAAGCATGTGCCTCTCATGGAATACAACCCGCATGAAGCGGTGAAAAACAACGTCATGGGGACGCGGAATGTTGCAGAAGCAGCTGATGCCTTCGGCGTTAATACTTTTGTTTTGGTTTCGACTGATAAAGCTGTGAACCCGACGAATGTCATGGGCGCGAGTAAACGGATTGCTGAAATGGTTATTCAGGACTTGAATAAACGGAGTCAGACCAAGTATGTGGCTGTTCGTTTTGGCAACGTTCTTGGCAGTCGTGGGAGTGTTATTCCTTTGTTTAAAAAACAAATTGAGCGCGGGGGACCGGTTACGGTTACTGATCCGGAGATGACGCGTTATTTTATGACCATACCCGAAGCCTCACGGCTTGTGATTCAGGCAGGAACACTGGCTAAGGGTGGAGAGATCTTTGTTCTGGATATGGGTGAGCCTGTGAAGATTGTTGATTTGGCTCGTAATCTGATTAGACTATCAGGATATACGGAAAATGAGATTGAGATTCAGTTTTCTGGTAAGCGTCCAGGGGAGAAGATGTTTGAGGAACTGCTTAATGAGAATGAGGTTCATCCGGATGCAGTTTATGAGAAGATTTATGTAGGGAAGACGGTTCAGGTTGATAGACAGATTATTGATATGATGCTGGAGAACTTGCCGCATAATTCGGGTGAGATGTTGAAAGATGAGTTGTTGGGGATTGTGTTTATGGAGCAAAGAGAACTGGCCCAGGTGCCAGGTAATTAA
- a CDS encoding response regulator: MINVMVVEDEKMTRTVMQDLFAIHGGFDLIASAENGKEALRRAKINPPDVILMDVHMPVMNGINATRKIKSINQDIKIILLYEKPEEEIVIEALIAGVDGFLLTTADFSHVVQSIHDVLNDQVILSGEISRILARRVTELQYTKKDVLKRKLEERHISLSPRELDVAYQLLENKTNHQIAKELFLSEGTVKNYISHLYGKTAIKHRKELVQYLRYLLN; the protein is encoded by the coding sequence ATGATTAATGTAATGGTTGTGGAAGATGAGAAGATGACACGAACAGTCATGCAGGACTTGTTTGCCATCCACGGAGGATTCGACCTTATAGCGAGCGCCGAAAACGGTAAAGAAGCCCTGCGGCGCGCCAAAATAAATCCACCGGACGTCATTCTCATGGACGTGCATATGCCTGTCATGAACGGCATCAATGCCACCCGGAAAATTAAAAGCATCAACCAAGATATTAAAATCATCCTGTTATATGAAAAGCCAGAGGAAGAAATAGTGATCGAAGCCTTAATTGCAGGCGTAGATGGTTTTCTTCTGACCACCGCCGATTTCAGTCATGTTGTCCAGTCGATTCATGACGTTCTCAACGACCAGGTGATTCTGTCAGGGGAGATCAGTCGAATTCTGGCTCGACGCGTCACTGAACTTCAATACACAAAAAAAGATGTGCTCAAACGCAAGCTTGAGGAACGTCACATCTCCCTTTCACCAAGAGAACTCGATGTCGCCTACCAGCTTCTTGAAAACAAGACCAATCACCAAATCGCCAAAGAGTTATTCCTAAGCGAAGGAACGGTGAAGAATTACATCAGCCATCTATACGGAAAAACCGCCATTAAACATCGGAAAGAACTCGTACAGTACTTACGCTACCTCTTAAACTGA
- a CDS encoding CpsB/CapC family capsule biosynthesis tyrosine phosphatase: MIRELKRGDIMPLGLEGKYILLELPYDHVPDYTTNVVFEMQIAGYVPIISQPERNDEMTENPDKLYRLVKNGALVQLGAANVAGKGGKKVAKFTERLIKANQAHIIATGRQPRVKNKLFVQSAYQQVKKAAGSERVIQLKNNLDAIVTGKTLLLNPPERVTQKRWFF; this comes from the coding sequence TTGATTCGAGAATTGAAGCGAGGGGACATCATGCCGCTGGGGCTTGAGGGGAAATACATTCTTCTTGAGCTGCCGTATGACCATGTGCCCGATTATACGACGAACGTGGTCTTCGAGATGCAGATCGCAGGCTATGTACCGATCATCTCTCAGCCCGAGCGAAACGATGAAATGACTGAGAACCCAGATAAGCTTTATCGTCTGGTGAAAAATGGGGCGCTTGTACAGCTGGGTGCGGCTAATGTTGCTGGAAAAGGTGGTAAAAAAGTGGCCAAGTTCACTGAGCGGCTCATCAAGGCGAATCAGGCCCATATCATCGCGACAGGCAGACAGCCACGTGTCAAAAATAAGCTATTTGTCCAATCGGCTTATCAGCAGGTGAAAAAAGCTGCAGGGAGCGAGCGTGTTATACAATTAAAAAACAACCTCGACGCGATTGTGACAGGAAAAACGCTCTTGCTGAATCCGCCAGAACGCGTCACACAGAAAAGATGGTTTTTCTGA
- a CDS encoding CpsB/CapC family capsule biosynthesis tyrosine phosphatase, with protein MIDLHRHILPGFADGQPAMAASLKIASEASKQGITSIIAAPHHPIDSESGYNAILDSVRDMNEQLKASQIPVEILPGQGTRIHGI; from the coding sequence ATGATAGATTTACACCGCCACATTCTACCAGGGTTTGCTGACGGCCAGCCCGCTATGGCCGCCAGTCTGAAAATCGCATCGGAAGCTTCGAAACAGGGCATCACATCCATCATCGCTGCACCACACCATCCGATTGACTCCGAAAGCGGGTATAATGCCATCCTTGATAGTGTCAGAGACATGAACGAACAGCTGAAAGCATCACAGATCCCCGTGGAAATTCTGCCAGGTCAAGGCACACGTATTCACGGGATTTGA